The Nerophis lumbriciformis linkage group LG24, RoL_Nlum_v2.1, whole genome shotgun sequence genome includes a region encoding these proteins:
- the rundc1 gene encoding RUN domain-containing protein 1, producing MSAEELSASDSEVVLAGAGERWAPVGAVASPEEESGSGGQPRQRGSVGEEEMAVRLMKLEEEQELLNSSLLALTSHFAQVQFRLKQIVHAQSEEKEKMLTELEEFAFKGCPHVVGSRARDAQQIHNTTEREKRERLEAQREKQKDLILQLKTQLDDLEHFAYQEGSYDSLPQSVVLERQKVIIDELIKKLDVNLNEDIGDLTPEELRHRVDAAIAQIVNPARVKEQLVDQLKTQIRDLEMFINFIQDEVGNPLLSDGPHSQQPQAAAAKPRTPGVKRTVDPEQAQRMRETGLQLIQKALAVLQIFAASQFGCSTNQVPASMWPQESGQRDYGPLLQRLEAAAEKVRVLGSRRQPALEHVVNYTSNSALGPRDELTACVRKELAMALRDLLAHGLVSPSQAVSLALAPISCLLPFKATSQSIHPWELFVKYYHSKNGKAFAESPARQLSQSFSLPVGGNPVSVTPKQSLLWAVHTVLKEHGRYKRGPDTEFKALVCMALNEQRLVSWLNLLCKAGTLVHPHYLSWSYMAQTGFEGALRILGRISHLKFNLPVDLAVRQLKNIKDAF from the exons ATGTCCGCAGAGGAGCTGTCGGCCTCGGACAGCGAGGTCGTGTTGGCCGGCGCCGGAGAGCGCTGGGCACCGGTGGGAGCCGTGGCCAGCCCGGAGGAGGAGAGCGGCTCCGGCGGCCAGCCGAGGCAGCGAGGCTCCGTCGGCGAGGAGGAAATGGCGGTGCGGCTGATGAAGCTGGAGGAGGAACAAGAGCTGCTTAATTCCTCGCTGCTCGCACTCACGTCGCACTTCGCTCAAGTGCAGTTCCGCCTCAAGCAGATCGTCCACGCACAGagcgaggagaaggagaagatgcTCACCGAGCTGGAGGAGTTCGCCTTCAAGGGATGCCCGCATGTGGTGGGCAGCAGGGCCCGGGACGCGCAGCAGATCCACAACACG ACGGAGCGAGAGAAGCGCGAGCGCCTGGAGGCTCAGAGAGAGAAACAAAAAGATCTCATTCTCCAGCTGAAGACCCAGCTGGACGACCTGGAGCACTTTGCCTACCAGGAGGGCAGCTACGACTCGCTGCCACAGTCCGTGGTCCTGGAGAGGCAGAAG GTCATCATTGACGAGCTGATCAAAAAGCTGGACGTCAACCTGAACGAAGACATCGGCGACCTGACGCCGGAGGAGCTGCGGCACCGGGTGGACGCCGCTATCGCGCAGATCGTCAACCCGGCCCGCGTGAAGGAGCAGTTGGTGGACCAGCTGAAGACGCAGATCAGAGACCTGGAGATGTTCATCAACTTCATCCAGG ATGAGGTAGGCAACCCTCTCCTGTCTGACGGCCCACACAGCCAGCAGCCTCAAGCGGCCGCCGCCAAGCCCAGGACCCCTGGGGTGAAAAGGACAG TGGACCCGGAGCAGGCCCAGAGGATGCGAGAGACGGGTCTTCAGCTGATCCAGAAGGCGCTCGCCGTGCTGCAGATCTTTGCCGCCAGCCAGTTCGGCTGCTCGACCAACCAGGTTCCCGCAAGCATGTGGCCTCAGGAGTCCGGACAGCGGGACTACGGTCCTCTGTTGCAGCGTCTGGAGGCGGCGGCGGAGAAGGTGCGAGTGCTGGGCTCGCGCAGGCAGCCGGCCCTCGAGCACGTGGTCAACTACACCAGTAACTCTGCGCTGGGGCCGCGGGACGAGCTGACGGCGTGCGTGAGGAAGGAGCTGGCGATGGCGCTGAGGGACTTGTTGGCTCACGGTCTGGTGTCGCCGTCGCAGGCCGTCAGCCTGGCGTTGGCGCCCATCTCCTGCCTGCTGCCATTCAAGGCCACCTCTCAGTCCATTCATCCCTGGGAACTCTTCGTCAAGTACTACCACTCCAAAAACGGCAAAGCCTTCGCCGAGTCGCCAGCCCGCCAGCTGTCGCAGTCCTTCAGCCTGCCTGTAGGGGGCAACCCGGTCAGCGTCACCCCCAAACAGTCCCTGCTTTGGGCCGTGCACACCGTGCTGAAGGAGCACGGGCGCTACAAGCGAGGGCCGGACACAGAGTTCAAGGCGCTGGTGTGCATGGCGCTCAACGAGCAGCGCCTGGTGTCCTGGCTCAACCTGCTGTGCAAGGCGGGGACGCTCGTGCACCCGCACTACCTCTCCTGGAGCTACATGGCGCAGACCGGCTTTGAGGGCGCCCTGCGCATCCTGGGACGCATCAGCCACCTCAAGTTTAACCTCCCCGTAGACCTGGCCGTGCGACAGCTGAAGAACATCAAGGACGCTTTCTGA
- the grna gene encoding granulin a, producing the protein MQRLAVFCWTVLVLVHTGGTLAPSSSYECSPSDQGLLCADGKRCCHEGHRCSADSLWCIKQELPSVVMCGDLVSECPNANTCCEKPDGSWGCCPVPKAVCCEDKVHCCPEGTSCDVERSRCVSRSSLEDTPMWDKLPARKRADWENQRANPVPCSTKAFCPDGSTCCRNQEGNWSCCPLPKAVCCSDLIHCCPEGYTCNTAAQTCDMDSGSVAWLEKAPALPKQDVVCDNKHTCEEGSTCCKNSAGQWGCCPLPQAVCCEDGDHCCPAHYKCDEQRSKCILQGVTIPWYAKRPAVSTETPPQTPGSAFKPQQVPCQDHSTCRDGQTCCKISSAAWGCCPLPNAVCCSDMEHCCPSGFTCTAAGRCIRGPEFL; encoded by the exons ATGCAAAGGCTGGCTGTGTTCTGCTGGACTGTGCTGGTTTTGGTCCACACAGGAGGCACCCTAGCCCCTTCCAGCAGCTACGAGTGCAGTCCCTCCGACCAG GGATTGTTGTGTGCTGACGGCAAGCGTTGCTGTCATGAGGGTCACCGCTGCAGTGCAGACAGCCTCTGGTGCATCAAACAAG AGCTCCCGTCAGTCGTCATGTGCGGTGACTTGGTGTCTGAGTGTCCCAATGCGAACACTTGCTGTGAGAAACCAGATGGCAGTTGGGGATGCTGCCCCGTTCCGAAG GCTGTGTGCTGTGAAGACAAGGTCCACTGCTGCCCTGAAGGCACCTCGTGTGACGTTGAACGCTCCAGATGTGTCTCCCGGTCCTCCTTGGAGGACACACCCATGTGGGACAAGCTGCCTGCCAGGAAGCGGGCCGACTGGGAGAACCAGAGAG CCAATCCTGTCCCGTGCAGTACTAAGGCCTTCTGCCCAGATGGCTCCACATGCTGCAGAAACCAAGAAGGCAACTGGTCCTGCTGTCCACTACCAAAG GCGGTCTGCTGCTCTGATTTAATACACTGCTGCCCTGAAGGGTACACCTGCAACACGGCCGCTCAGACCTGCGATATGGACTCTGGGTCTGTGGCCTGGCTGGAGAAAGCCCCCGCACTTCCTAAGCAGGATGTGGTTTGCGAcaacaagcacacctgtgaagaagGCTCCACCTGCTGTAAGAACTCGGCAGGACAGTGGGGATGCTGTCCTTTACCTCAG GCCGTGTGCTGCGAGGACGGAGATCACTGCTGCCCAGCCCACTACAAGTGTGACGAGCAGAGGTCCAAGTGCATTCTCCAGGGCGTGACGATCCCGTGGTACGCCAAACGTCCGGCCGTCTCCACCGAGACCCCTCCGCAGACCCCCGGCTCTGCCTTCAAGCCGCAGCAAGTGCCGTGTCAGGATCACAGCACGTGCCGAGATGGACAGACTTGCTGCAAGATCTCATCAGCAGCTTGGGGATGCTGTCCTCTTCCTAAC GCGGTGTGCTGCAGCGACATGGAGCACTGCTGTCCTTCCGGGTTCACTTGCACAGCAGCTGGCCGATGCATTCGGGGCCCCGAGTTTCTGTGA